The genomic region TGAGTGCTTTGCCCCCGGTTCAAATTAATCTGCCCTGGGAGCAAAGCACTTAACCGCGACAAATATTACTTCTTATGCCGCAAACGATAAGCTAATAATGAACCACCAGCCAAAGCCAGTAACAGGATGGATGAAGGTTCAGGAATTGGGTTAAGGCGGACAGCGTCAATATAAACCCATGATTGGATAATGTCGTCTCCTGTATTTCCAGCATATATTGTAAGCGTTAGAGTATCAAAGGGATAATTTGTCAAGTCGTAAGTAAAAAGTTGCCAGCCGGTAAAATCAAGAGAAGTTTCATCTCCTGTAGTATCTATGTCTCCGGCATTGATAGAAAGAACTGGATTGCCATTAATCTGTATTTCAAAACCAGGCTCGTCCCACCCTGCAAAGTCCCAAGTGTAATAATTGTAATAAAGGCTTAAACTAGCCATTCCTGAAACGTTTATTATCTGCGAAATCCAGTTGTTAGTATAACCTTCTGTACCTCCTTCACCGGTAAAATCATTTGTATCATCATCATTAAAATCTACTGTTCCTATCCAGGCAGCGTAAAGACCTTCAAAGACAACACTACTTTGAACTCCTGCCTGGCCACCAGCAGCCCATCCTGTTAAATCTCCTGTCTCAAAACTGCCATTAATTATGACTGCCTGGACCGATAAAGGTAACACCAAACATAATACCAAACCAAAAACTAACCCCAAAATACCCTTCTTCATAACTTTAACCCCTCCTCTCTTCTTCTTTATTTTTCTCAAATCAAGCAAAATTAATGCCAGAAAATTTTCTTAGTAAAATCTAGGGCTTCTGGGAGGCTAAAACTGAAAAGAGAAAAAAATTTCCCTTTAAATAGATTTAAAGGGAAATTTAGTGGAAAATTTTTTCCAAAATTAGGCTCTGGATGGAAAAATTTTTCCACTCAAACATAAAGGGACAGGCAAAAGTTTGCCTGTCCCTTGTGCTTAGTGTTTAAAAACTCGCTGGCCGGTGAAGAGCATGGCCACGGGGGGATCCGCTTCGTTGCAGGCCTCAATGGACTCCCAGTCTCTAACCGAACCACCCGGCTGTATAATGGCCGAAATACCTTCCTTGATAGCCACATCTACAGCGTCCCTGAAAGGGAAAAAGGCGTCTGAAACCATCACCGAGCCGGGAAGGCCGGCCCTCTTGGCCCTGGTTTCTTCGTCTATTTCTATTTTCTGGGCCTCGGGCCTGAGCCCCTTTCGTATTTCAAGCTCAAGTTGTTTATAGGGAATTCCGTAGCGGTCATAACAAAGGAGGTCAGCATACTTGACATAGGCCTTGAAAATGGCGATTTCCGTAACGCCGACCCGGTCCTGCTCTCCGGTGCCAATAGCCACGGTGCAAAGGTCTTTTACGAAAAGAACGGAGTTCGAAGTTACGCCTATCTCTACCGCCCAGCCGAAGATCATATCTTCAATCTCGCGCTCGGTAGGCTCTCTCTTGCAGCGCACTTCCGTACCGTCAGGTTTTTTGGCCACCGCTGGTTTCAGATCTTCAGGCCCTCTAACTTTATTAACCTGGGACTGCTGAACAATAATGCCACCGTCAATTAAGCTTTTAAACTCAACGACCCTTTTACCCCAGTATTCTTCAAGCCTGTCTATCCGTTTGATACGAATTATGCGAAGGTTTTTGCGTTTTTTGAGAATCTCAACCGCCCCTTCCTCATATTCCGGCGCCGCCACCACTTCAAAGTATTCCCGACTAATAGCCTCGGCGCAGGCCTTATCCACCGAACGGTTAAGAGCAATGGCGCCACCGAAAGCGGCAATTCGGTCTGCCCGATAAGCCCTGATGAAGGCCTCTTCAATGGTTTCACCATGAGCCACCCCACAAGGGTTATTATGTTTTACGATTACACAGGCTGGCCGCTTGGCCAAATAACGTAAAATATTGAGAGAGTTATCCACATCGGTAAGATTGGTTTTACTAGGGTGTTTACCAAACTGGAGCATGTCTTCTTCAGATAGGCTTGAGACAAGGCCAAGGCCCGGCTCTATATACTCACATTCACCCAAAACCAGATTACCTCCTACCAGCTCGTAAAGAGCTGCCTCCTGATCAGGGTTTTCCCCATAACGCAAACCGCGCTCCTCAATGACCCCAGGCTCTACTTCTATCTTCCAGGTCCTTTTGCGATAGGTAAGGGTTTGGTCCCCAAAAGTTATCTTGATTTCATCAGGGAAATGGTCAGAAACAATGGTGCGATACATTTTTTTGATATCTTCGCTCACGGCACCCTCCTTAAACTTTTTTCTTCTTTAGGCCTACCCCAAACTTAAAATTTTCTCAAATGTTAATATCAAAAAATTTAAAACGGGATAGAAACAAAGTGGTAATAAAGACAAAAAATCTATAAAAATAATTAATTGAACGATTATTGTTTCAACAGATCCTGCCACCAGGAAGGAATGGCAAATGAGGCCTGGTGCACCGCGGGGTTATAAAACTTGCCGTGATAAGACCTTCTGGGCTTACAAGCAGAATCGGTTTTGCTTCCCAAGATAAAGGCAATTTCATCACCATAGCAGGGAACGGGGGCCCTGAGTATCTCTACCACAGGAAAGGCTTTTTGGGCCCGATGGTAGGCCATAGGTAAAGTTTCAGGAAAAAAACGAGGAATACTTGCCTGTTGAATAAAACAACCCTTTGGTTTTAAAACTCTGGCTATATTCTTGTAAAATTCTTCGGTATAAAGAACCACGGCCGGGCCAATTGGGTCTGTACAATCAACTATCA from Thermodesulfatator indicus DSM 15286 harbors:
- a CDS encoding PEP-CTERM sorting domain-containing protein (PEP-CTERM proteins occur, often in large numbers, in the proteomes of bacteria that also encode an exosortase, a predicted intramembrane cysteine proteinase. The presence of a PEP-CTERM domain at a protein's C-terminus predicts cleavage within the sorting domain, followed by covalent anchoring to some some component of the (usually Gram-negative) cell surface. Many PEP-CTERM proteins exhibit an unusual sequence composition that includes large numbers of potential glycosylation sites. Expression of one such protein has been shown restore the ability of a bacterium to form floc, a type of biofilm.), giving the protein MKKGILGLVFGLVLCLVLPLSVQAVIINGSFETGDLTGWAAGGQAGVQSSVVFEGLYAAWIGTVDFNDDDTNDFTGEGGTEGYTNNWISQIINVSGMASLSLYYNYYTWDFAGWDEPGFEIQINGNPVLSINAGDIDTTGDETSLDFTGWQLFTYDLTNYPFDTLTLTIYAGNTGDDIIQSWVYIDAVRLNPIPEPSSILLLALAGGSLLAYRLRHKK
- a CDS encoding phosphoribosylaminoimidazolecarboxamide formyltransferase, producing MSEDIKKMYRTIVSDHFPDEIKITFGDQTLTYRKRTWKIEVEPGVIEERGLRYGENPDQEAALYELVGGNLVLGECEYIEPGLGLVSSLSEEDMLQFGKHPSKTNLTDVDNSLNILRYLAKRPACVIVKHNNPCGVAHGETIEEAFIRAYRADRIAAFGGAIALNRSVDKACAEAISREYFEVVAAPEYEEGAVEILKKRKNLRIIRIKRIDRLEEYWGKRVVEFKSLIDGGIIVQQSQVNKVRGPEDLKPAVAKKPDGTEVRCKREPTEREIEDMIFGWAVEIGVTSNSVLFVKDLCTVAIGTGEQDRVGVTEIAIFKAYVKYADLLCYDRYGIPYKQLELEIRKGLRPEAQKIEIDEETRAKRAGLPGSVMVSDAFFPFRDAVDVAIKEGISAIIQPGGSVRDWESIEACNEADPPVAMLFTGQRVFKH